The nucleotide sequence TTGATTCCAAAGTAGATGATCATGAGGACGGCACAAACCAGAACGATTTCCTGTATTACTGGTACTACTACGATGATAACTCCGGCCTCGGTACTAATGATCGTCCGCAGGTAGAGACTCCAGGTACTCCTTCAGTCATTAACGTGGAATTCGAAGAAAAAAACCGCGAAGCTTATGGTAATCCCAATGATACATGGAAGGTAAAGGAATACACTTTTACTGTAGGCGATGATGGCAGTAATAAATATGCTACCATGCCTTTCACATTCGGCTCAAGCTGGAAAGCATCCTATGGTACTGCATACCCTTACGTGGGAATAGGTACTATGCTTACAGAAGAAGGTAAGTCACTCGATCTTACCGGTGCAACAGCAGTGTCGTTCAGAATCAAAGGCAGCGAAGCAATGTCTGTTGATTTCAAAATCCAGACCAAAGATATCGATGATGATTCTACGTTTGGTTACTATCAGAGTAGCTTTGATGTCACTGACGATTGGCAACAAATCACTATTAATATTGCCGATCTCGCACAGCCTGCATGGGCTCAGAAAGATGCCCCGTTTGATTTTGATATCACCCAATGCACAAAACTGGCGTGGGAAGTCAAGAAAGAATTCAACATGACCGTAACCGAGGCGACTCTCGATATTGATGATGTCTGGATTATAGATTATGAGTGGGTTTCTCCTTTTATATGGACAGACGTAGTGCCTGTAGCTTCCAGCACACTTCCAGCAACTGGTCTGTTTTCTAATTTTGATGTAACTCCAGCTAATGCTTCTCCGCTCGGTACCTACTGGTATGCTTACAATGATGTGGAAATCGGCGGAACTTCAACTGTTCTGGAAGGGGCATTGCCGGATGAAGAGACTGGTCGTCTTCTGATCACAATCACAGAAGGTGCTGCTAAACTGTTGTATGCACTTGGCCCGACAATTGATAAAGGCGGTGTTTCTGTTCAGGCTTTTATAGGAATTGGATGTAATCTCTATGATTCCGCAACTGCCCGTTACTGGAATGCCACTGCCGCAGGCGCAAACAGTGTTTACTTCCATTACTATGCTAATAGCGATCTGGACAAGATTACAGTGGAGATCAGCGACAACTATGATGTGGCTGATGTAAATAGCCCGACAAAAACCATATCTGACCGCGGTGATGGAGTCTTGTGGTTTATAGATCTCCCAGCAACCGGCGATGAATGGTATGCTGTGGAAATTCCTTTCAGTGCTCTTAAAATTCACGAATCATGGGAAGGCGCAAATGCGATCCCATTCAATGCAACTAAGATGGCAAAGCTGCAGTTTAAAGTTCAGGGTCCGCAAGATGCCAGTGGTTACATAGGTGTTGATAACATCTACTTCCCCGGCGTATCCGAGTACAAATTTACTGATGGTTCCCCTGTTCTCAAACCTGCTTCGCAGATTGCAAGGACATCGGGTCTCAAGGTCAACTACCTCAATGGCAAGGTCAATGTAAACTGGAATGGTGCAAAACTTGCTAAAGGTAAAATCAGCCTTATCAACAGCCAGGGTGCCGTGTTTGCAAGTTCATCAATTAAAAATGCTGCAAAGCTTTCAGAGACACTCTCCGCATCCAAACTGGCTGCCGGAATGTACTTCGTGAAGTTTAATGCTACCGATGTTAATGGCAAGGCTATTAACATTATGTCACCGGTACAGGTTGTGAAGTAAGAAGTACAGTATAGTTTAGTTTCTCAAGCCGGATACAGTGATGTATCCGGCTTTTTTTATGTGCGTTCTAATGTTCTTATCGGTATCGAAAAGAATAGAGAGGTTTAAAAGGAGATCTGTTATGTACCGATATCGATTTGTGAGAGGAAACATTTTGAACTCATCTTCATTCGTTATTAATTTTACGATATGAAAAAATTACTTATCACGGGCGCGTCTGGATTTTTGGGCTGGAATCTCTGCAGGGCAGCATCTCTGAAGTATCAGGTCATTGGTGTCTGCAACAATCACAGGGTTGAGGTTCCGGGTGTAACCTTTGTCAAATGTGACCTGCTACAGTACAGTTCTCTCAAGGATCTGTTTCAGAGAGTCAGGCCCGATGCTGTTATTCATTGTGCTGCTGTGTCAAACCCCAATTACTGCCAGCAGCATGTATCAGAAGCATATAAAGTGAATGTTACACTCTCATCCTCTGTTGCGGGGCTGTGTAATGAGCGGGAAATCCCCTGTGTTTTCACCTCTACGGACCTGGTTTTTGATGGCGAAAGTGCCCCTTACGATGAGGGGAGCATAGTTTGCCCTGTGAATGTGTACGGTCAGCAGAAAGTGGCTGCAGAACTGGAGATGCAGGTCCGTCATGACCAGTTGGTGATCTGCCGGATGCCTCTTATGTACGGTGATACACCCGAATGCGCGGCGAGTTTTATTCAGCCCTGGATAAAAAGCATGAAATCCGGGGAAAATCTCTTGCTTTTTACCGATGAGGTCCGCACAGTGGTGAGTGTATCAGATGCTGCAAAGGGACTGCTTTTAGCCCTGGAGAGGGCAAGAGGAATAATTCATCTGGGGGGGAGGGAGAGAGTATCGCGTTATCAATTCGGTTTAAAGCTTGCCGGAGTACTGGGAGTGGCAGGTGAACTGCTTACTGCCTGTACCAGTAAGGACTTCCCGATGCCCGCACCCCGTCCGGCGGATGTTTCCCTCAACAGTGAAAAAGCTTACTCAATCGGTTATGCACCCGGGCTGATCGAAGAGGAATTGCCTAAGCTGGAGTGTGTGAAGGGGTAGAAAGCGGAGGACGAGGGATTCGAACCCCCAAGACCTTGCGGTCGGCGGTTTTCAAGACCGCTGGATTACCATTATCCTAGTCCTCCGGGGTTGATGAAATATAGGTTTTGAGTGCTGCTGCTGGCAAGGAAACTGAGCCAGAAGGGACCCCTTATCAGGAATTGAAGTTTCACGCGTAAGCGAGGAGACTTTTTATTCTATACCTATTCCGTCCATTATCTTTTATTTCCACTTACTCATTCTTTCTTTATTCGATACCGATACCGACCCTGATTGAGGATCAATATGAAACATTTTGTTTCATCATGTTGTTGCATTTGGAAACGGATTCCGGCATTAACATCATATAACTGTCAATTGACGGTATGGCATGACTGTTGCATATCCTCTCTGGTGAAAAAATGAGATAAAAGCAATAAACAAACAGGAGGTATTATGAATGCACTGATCAGGTACAGCAATCCAATGGCAGCGGTCTCGGACTGGATTGACGAAGTGTTTGGTGGTAATCTTTTCGAGGCGGCCGATCGTCAACTGACATCCGGAAACTGGCCCAGGGTCGATATCGAAGAGAGGGAAAACGCTTATACCATAAAGGCGGATCTTCCCGGCCTGGACAAAAAAGATGTTTCAGTGACAATAGAGAATGGAGCCCTTCGTATCGAGGGTGAAAAGAAGCAGGAGTACAAGCAGGAGAAGGAAAAGTACTGCCATTTCGAGCGCAGTTACGGAAAATTCTGCAGGACTTTTGCCCTGCCGGATTCGGTGGAAGCGGAAAAGATTGACGCATCGATGAAAAACGGGGTACTGGAACTGACGCTTCCGAAGAAGGAGCAGGCCAGGCCCAAGGCAATTGAAGTGAAAGTAAACTGAAATTAAAAGCCTGCCGGGAAAT is from Fibrobacter sp. and encodes:
- a CDS encoding NAD(P)-dependent oxidoreductase, which gives rise to MKKLLITGASGFLGWNLCRAASLKYQVIGVCNNHRVEVPGVTFVKCDLLQYSSLKDLFQRVRPDAVIHCAAVSNPNYCQQHVSEAYKVNVTLSSSVAGLCNEREIPCVFTSTDLVFDGESAPYDEGSIVCPVNVYGQQKVAAELEMQVRHDQLVICRMPLMYGDTPECAASFIQPWIKSMKSGENLLLFTDEVRTVVSVSDAAKGLLLALERARGIIHLGGRERVSRYQFGLKLAGVLGVAGELLTACTSKDFPMPAPRPADVSLNSEKAYSIGYAPGLIEEELPKLECVKG
- a CDS encoding Hsp20/alpha crystallin family protein; translated protein: MTSGNWPRVDIEERENAYTIKADLPGLDKKDVSVTIENGALRIEGEKKQEYKQEKEKYCHFERSYGKFCRTFALPDSVEAEKIDASMKNGVLELTLPKKEQARPKAIEVKVN